In Elusimicrobium sp., the genomic stretch GCTTGTTGGGAAAGGAAGGTAGGCGGTTGCGCCAAGTTTTCGCGCGCGGATTGGGCCACTTGCGGCAAGGCATCTACGCGGGCGATTAAATCTTCGCGGCGTTTTTCTTCGGTAGGATAAGGAAGCAAGAGCACATCATATATGGCATCAATGGCTTGTGTGTAATATAAAGGATTGGTGACTACCGGGTTTTGTTCCAACACAAAAATATCCGCCGCCAAGGCATTTTTCAACATTTCCAAATCTACTTGTTTGGCGGGGGAAAGTTTTTGAGCTTTCACGGTGTTGGCCAGCTCCTGCACGCCGCGCAGGGCGGCTAAAGCTTGGGAGGTATTACGCGGGGAACGTTCGTCCAACTTGGCGTTGGCGGAAGTATATCCCATGCGGGTGGCTCGTTCCGGAAAGAAAGATAAAATAACGGAAGAGTAGCGGTTGGAGGCGTCCGTCAGGACATTTCCCTCAAGAAGAGCATCAATGTCTTCGAAACTAAACTCTTGGGCATGTAGTGTAAAAGTGCCAAATGCACACACACATGCAACCAAAAAACCCAATAATTTTTTTGTATTCATGTTTAGGAAATTCCTATTGTATAAAGTTGTGCATACACTACTTTATTCTAAATGTTTGAGGGCGGGTGTGTCAACAAAAGTTTTTCCTTCTTAAAAAAGGTTTACACCGTCAAAGACAATTTGTTAAAATAAACTATCCCTAAAACGCAGTTTGGGATTGTTAAAGGTCTTCCTAGGGCCGTTTACCCACCCGTGCGTTTTTTGCTATAATCTATTTGTTAACCTTTTATGGGCCATTAGCTCAGTTGGTAGAGCAGACGCCTCTTAAGCGTAAGGTCGTGAGTTCGAGCCTCACATGGCCCACTTTGATTTTCTATAAAATTATAAAAGTAGAAACGAGGACGGATGGCGGAACTGGTAGACGCGTACGCCTTAGGAGCGTATGGAGCAATCCGTGAGGGTTCAAGTCCCTCTCCGTCCATATTTCCGGTAATAATGCCGGGTATGATAGGAGCGTAATTAGCATGTCTATTTTCAAAACCGCCCAAGCCGGGGAAGTGAAAACCAAACAAATCTCTAAAGAAGGCTGCCGGGTAACTTTATCCGTTGAAGCCGCCCCCGAATTGGTAACCAAAAATTTCCAAAATGCCGCTGTGCAAGTGCAATCCCGCGCGCAAATGCAAGGTTTCCGCGCCGGTAAAGTACCGCTTGATTTAGTCAAACAAAATTTTGGCGGGCACATCAAAGAACGCGCCTTGGATTTAACCGTTAAATCTGCCATCAATGCCGCCTTGGAAGATGCTAAGTTGGACGCCGTTGCCGTGCCTACCTTAACCAAAGCCGATTTTGCCAACTTTGACGAAGGCAAAACCTTCACTTTTGAAATTGCCGTAGATGTCGCCCCGGAATTTGATGTGTGCGACTACAAAGGCATCGAAATCACCAAAAAACCGGAAACCGCCACGGACGAAGATGTAACCGAAAACTTAAACCGTGTGTTGGAAGCCAACGCCCGCTTGGAAACGGCTGCCGAAGGTGCCGTGATTGACGATAAATGCTACGCCGTCGTTCACTACACCGGCAAACGCAACGGTACCGAAGATTACAAATTAAGCGCCGACAGCGAACTGGTGGATATGGCCGCTCCGCAAACCATGCCCGGTTTGGCCGAAGGCATTAAAGGTCTTAAAAAAGGTGACGAAAAAGATATCGAAGCCAAAGAAGGCGAAGATACCCTTTCCTTCCATGTAACCGTGGACGATATCAAAAACAAAATTATGCCCGCCTTGGACGATAACTTCGCCAAAGACATGGGTTTCGAAACCTTGGACGCTTTGAAAGCCAAAGTGAAAGAAAGCTTGGACGCGGAAGCCAAACAAAATGCCACCCGCGACGAAATCGCCCAAATCGAAAATCACTTGGTAAAAGCCAATAATTTTGAACTCCCGCAAAGCTTGGTAGAAGAATATACCGATTCTTCTTTGAACAACTTTGTGCGCAGCATGACCCAAATGAAACCCGAACAACTTACCGCCGAACAACGCAAATCTTTTGAAGAACGCATTAAACCCAGCGTAGAAAAAGACTTGCGCATCGGCTACATTGTGCACGCTATCGCCAAAAAAGAAAACTTGGAAGCCGCCGAAGCCGATTGGCAAGCGGAACTTGATAAGAGCCTTGCTTCCAATGTTCAAAATAAAGGCGACGAAAAGAAAATCAAATCTTTCTTCAATGAACGCAAAGCCCACATTTTGGCTACGCTTACCGAACGCAAAGTTTTTGATTTCTTGAAAGCCGAAGCCAAATATAAATAATTTCCGTAGCACTCACACCCGTCCGCAACCGTTTACGGAAAACGGACGGGTGTGGTGTCGGTAAGAGAACCGTTTTCCTGGTTGTGTAATCACGGAACACGGCGGGACAAGCGGTTTTAACCTCATGGAGCGGACTTAATTTTTAAGTCCGCTCTCTTTTTTGGGTTGCAGTAACGGAAGAAGGAACGTGTTTTTGTTGTTGGAAAAGGCAGGGATTTTGAAAAAAATCCTGCCTTTTTATTTGTTGAAAAAGAGCCTTTTTAGAGTTTTTAGCAAGAGGGATCAAAAAAGACTTGACCCGTTTTTTTTTTTGTTATAGTGGGGATACGGCCCGGGAAAGGTTATCTAAAAACTCCTACAGTACCCGTCCCGGGCCGCACATTAAAAAGGAGATAAAATTATGAATAATAACAAGGGTTTCACCCTCGTAGAATTGCTGGTAGTGGTACTCATTATCGGCATTTTGGCCGCCATGGCCATGCCCGCTTACTTCAAAGCGGTAGAACGCGCCCGCGCGGCGGAAGCGGATACCTTGATTGGTACGGTAGTGAACGCGCAACAACGTTACAAAATGAAAACCGGTAAATTTGCCAAAAACTGGACTTCTTTGGATGTCGCTCCGGCTAATGCTGTTGCTGCCGGTGCTTATTGTACCAAAGGTACCCAACCTGCTGCCGGTACTGCGGGTGCGACTACACACCCTGGTAATACGGTTTGTGGTGGGCAAAACGGTTTCTATATCGTTTTAATTGGGGATAGTGCCTCTTCTAGTCCCAAAAATACCTCTGGTGTAATTGCTCACAGAGTAGGTACCGGTCAGTATGGATATCAAATTGCCAAAATGTATGATTCTACCGATCCGGCTGTTTGCTCTAAAGGTGCAGGTGCTGATGATGACGCCCTTTGTATGGACTATCACGGTGTTGAAACCGCTAGCGAACTCCCTACAAAACCTGCGATTCAGTAATTGAATTTGTAGTATGACCCCGCTCGCAAGGGCGGGGTTTTTTGTGGTTTATTTTTCGGTATGTAATTTTTTGATATAATAAAACTAAATACGAGGGAAGGAGTTATATTATGCTATTTCTTTTGGTGGGTTTAGTTTTTGCATTTGTTGGTTTTATAGGGTTGAAAAAAACCTCTGCTTTTTTTAATAAAGCGATTCTTGTTAAGGGGGTTGTGATTGATGCTATCCCCAACAAACGAGATTCTGCGGTAATGTCATACAACGGAAGAGTGTACCACCCTAAAGGCCGTGGCACCTATACTCCTTTGGTCCGTTATGAGTTTGAAGGCCAAACCCATGAAGTGCAAGGCTCTGTCTATACCAGTTCAATACCTAAAATGGGAAAACAAATGACAGTGGGCATTGACCCCGATAACTTGCATGATGTCCGGCTAAAAGAAAGTAATATCCTTTATTTTATTTTCATAATTGTTGGACTGGGCGCTTCCCTTTTGGGGGGCCTTATTTTGTTACAAAAATAAATTAAGACAGTACGCGATTGGCGCGCACATATTCAAAAAATTGTTTTACCCGTGCATCACACAGGACATCTCTTACCGAGATGTCCTTTTTTAAGTGCACGCCTGCCAACGTGCGGCAACGGCTTAACGCCACATAGGTTTGCCCCGGTGCAAAGGCACCGCGGCCGATATCCAGGTAGATATTGTCAAAGGTGAGGCCTTGCGATTTGTGAATAGTGATAGCCCAAGCCAACTTGAGGGGAAACTGTTTGAAAAAACCCTTCACGCGCGGTTCCAATTTTTGCGTAAGAGCATTGAACTCGTAGCGGACATCTTCCCACCCATGAGGTTCCACTTTGTAAATGCACCCCTTCAGCTCCACTTTAATAAAATCTTCCCCCAATTCATGCACGGTGCCGATATCCCCGTTTACCCAGTTATCGTCGTTCACGAGCATCATAATTTTGGCCCCTTTTTTTAACTTCAGGTACGCTTCCGCCGGGGTGGTTTTTTGTTGGAAACTTTCATCGGCGGCGGCCGGATACTCGTATTCTTTGCCGGGCAGTTGCGCCAAATAGCGCAAATTTCTCCAGGCGGCTTCGCGGTTGGTGGGGGCCAAAATGATGCAGTTTTCAAATTTTTCCGGCAAATCAAAAGTTTTGCGCGTGTTAAGCAAGGCGTCCAGTTCTGCTTGGGTGGCTTGTCCCTCGCGAATTAAGTTCAGCAGACGGGTGAAGTCCGGGTCTTGTTTTTGGCGGAAGATACGGCGCAGTTCAAAAACTTCCGTGGGAAGGCGCCTTAACACCTGGGCTTCAAAAAAGTATGGGGACGGATAAATTTCGCGGAAATAATCAAACAGCCCGCCGGAAATATGTTCTTCCACCGGGGGGAGTTGGAATAAGTCGCCGAACAGTACAATCTTTTTCCCGCCGAAGGGTTCATCGCTACGGGTGGAAATTTGCAAAATATGGTCAATGGCATCTAGCAAGTCTGCCCGCAACATGGACGCTTCGTCTATGATAATGGTATCCACAGCGTCCACCGTTTTTCGGGGAAGTCGTTTCAGGTTACTTTTGTCCAGCAAATTCCCCGGTTTTAAGCGGAAAAACGAGTGAACCGTCTGCCCATGCACATGAATAGCCGCCAGACCGGTGGTGGCCAATACCACGGTATTTTGGGCGGTATGTTCGGTGAAATATTTTAACAAAGTGGTTTTACCCGTGCCGGCGCGTCCCGTAATAAAAATAAGCGGTTTTATCGGCGGTTGGGCTTCCAAAAGTGCCAAGGCATCTTTGAATTCGTCGGTTAAAATAATGGGAGATTTGGTTGCGGACATATCTAAATTATACCAATTAGGGGGGAACGGCAGAACGGACTGTTTTGATAAGGAGGCAGCAGGGTTTTTAATTTAGCAAGGTAAAAAGGGGTTTTTTTACTCCAATTATTGTAAAATATAAGGGAAGATTTATTTTTATATAGGAGATCTCATGAGCTGCGAAAAATGCACCCCTGAAGTGAAAGAAATGTGCTGCGTTTGCAAAGGCGCCAAGCACGATCCGGCCCCGATTCCTGAAGAAGGTAAATGGGTCAAAGCCAAACAAATTAGCGATATCAGCGGTCTCACCCACGGTGTAGGCTGGTGTGCCCCTCAACAAGGCGCTTGCAAACTTACGCTCAATGTAAAAGGCGGCGTAATTAAAGAAGCCTTGGTGGAAACCTTGGGTTGCTCCGGTATGACTCACTCCGCCGCTATGGCCGCGGAAATCTTGCCCGGTAAAACCATTTTGGAAGCCTTAAATTCCGACCTCGTTTGCGATGCTATCAACACCGCTATGCGCGAACTTTTTTTGCAAATCGTTTATGGCCGCACCCAAAGCGCGTTCTCCGAAGACGGCTTGCCGATCGGCGCCGGTATGGAAGACTTGGGTAAAGGCCACCGCAGCCAAGTAGGCACCATGTACGGTACCGAAGCCAAAGGCCCGCGCTATTTGGAAATGGCCGAAGGCTATGTGCTCGAAATCGGTTTAGATGCTAACAACGAAATCATCGGTTACAAATTTGTCCACTTGGGCAAAATGATGGAAGCCATCCGCAAAGGCACCGACGCTAAAAAAGCGTTTGAAGATAACGTCAAAACCTACGGCCGCTTTGACGAAGCCGTCAAGAAAATTGACCCCCGCAAAGAGTAAGCCTAGGAGAGAAATGATATGAGCATCACTTTTGAAGGATACGAAAGAAGAATTGATAAAATCAACGCCGCTTTGAAAGAAGCCGGCATTAAAGACCTCGAAGAAGCGCGCCAAATCTGCTTGGATAAAGGCGTGGACGTGGAAAAAATCGTAAAAGGCATTCAGCCCATCGCTTTTGAAAACGCCGTTTGGGCCTACACCGTAGGTGCCGCCATCGCTTTCAAAGCCGGCGTAAAAACGGCCGCCGAAGCGGCTGAAAAAATCGGTATCGGTTTGCAAAGCTTCTGCATCCCCGGTTCCGTAGCCGACCAACGCGCCGTAGGCTTGGGCCACGGTAACTTGGGCGCCATGCTTTTGCGCGAAGAAACCAAATGCTTCTGCTTCTTGGCCGGCCACGAAAGTTTCGCCGCTGCCGAAGGGGCTATCGGTATCGCCCGCACCGCCAACAAAGTGCGCAAAGAACCCTTGCGCGTTATCTTGAACGGTTTGGGTAAAGATGCCGCTTACATTATTTCCCGCATCAACGGTTTTACCTCTGTGGAAACCGAATATGACTACCACACCGGCGAACTTAAAATCGTAAGCGAAAAAGCCTTCTCCGATGGCGACAAAGCCAAAGTAAAATGCTATGGTGCCGACGATGTAAACGAAGGCGTTGCCATTATGCGTCACGAAGGCGTGGACGTATCCATCACCGGTAACTCCACCAACCCGACCCGCTTCCAACACCCGGTAGCCGGTACCTACAAAAAATGGGCCATCGAAAACGGTAAAAAATACTTCTCCGTTGCTTCCGGTGGCGGTACGGGCCGCACCCTGCACCCGGACAACATGGCCGCCGGCCCTGCCTCTTACGGTATGACCGACACCATGGGCCGCATGCACGGTGATGCCCAATTCGCTGGCTCTTCTTCCGTGCCTGCTCACGTGGAAATGATGGGCCTTATCGGTATGGGTAACAACCCGATGGTAGGTGCTACCGTAGCCGTAGCCGTAGCCATCAGCCAAGCCAAATAAGTTTACTAACTTATTAAAAGCCGCCCCGAAACGGGCGGCTTTTTTCTTGCTTTCTTGACGCTACGGAAAACTCTTTTATACCATAATAAAAAGCCCATATAATAGGAACCAATTATGAAAAAAATTTTATTATTTTCTCTTTGTTTGTTTTGTTGTGTTTCTGCTCGTTCTTGGGCCTTGTTGGAAAATATAGATCAAGCACGGGATAACGGATTTTTCAAGAAGTTGTTTTCTCATCAATCTATATATGCTTGCATTGATGTGCAAGCGTTTGACTATGATAAAAACAAACCAAAAGCATACAGAGGGAAAGAGGTTTTTTCTTATAAGACAGACGCAGAGCAAGTTGTTTCTACCTCATACGAAAGGTGGTTTTCTGCGTTGCGTAATACGATTGTGAAACAAGAGCGTCTGGGAGAGTTTCGTGATGTTTTGGCGGTAGTCCCTTCGCAGGTTCCTTTTGAATTTGTATCTTACGACTTGACTAAGGAAGAGTGTTCTACCCAAACTCGCTCCAGAGTAGATTTGCGGGTGCGGGCTACTTTGTATGATGAAAGAAGTTTTTATTCTACCGATTCTAACGGAGAAAAAACGCGTGCCGCCTATTCATTTTATTTCCAGCCTGATTTTTTAGGACTACCACATACTAGCGTAAAAGGGCAAAATGGTACCCACTACACCTCTTTATATATTTCCATGCACGAAGCTGGCCATACTTTAGGCTTAGCGGATTTATATGAAGGGGAGAGAAAAGAAAAATTTCACCCGTTATATTCTACGGCCCAATATCGTCCGTTCCTTAAAACAAAATCTATCATGAACGGCAAACCTTCTATCCAATGTGATGATGTGGACGGGTTCCTAAACGCTATGGATGTGCAAATCCCCGAAAAAATGGGTGCCCGTCGAACAGAAGGTTGGGTGAGTTTCTGTCCAAATAGCAAAGTTGCGTATGCGTATGGAATCCCTTTTGAAATTACTCCCGAAGAAAGAACTGCTTATTTTGCTTGGGTAACCACTAAAACGGCTATTGAAGAAAAAAATGCTAAACACAAAAAGAAGGAACCGGTTCCTTCTTCTCCCTTGGAAGGGAAAGTGGCTGAGGTAAAAGCAAAATTGGCGCAGTATAAGAAGGCTCAAGCCGCGGCCGCTCAAAAACGCGCGGCAGCCAAAGCGGAAGAAGAACAGCGTACCCAAGAAGCTATCGCTCAGGAAGAACTCCGCCGTCAAATAGCCTCCGCCAAATACCAAGCCACTCCCAAAGTGCCCGATATTTGTCCCGTTTGCGGAAAACCTTTGACATCCGGCGGAAAAACACCGGTTAAGTATTCTACCAAAGATAAAACCAAAAGCATTTATGTTCACCGGGAGTGTGCTCCCCAACCCGTAACAGTTCCTTGGCTTAACAACTTGATGAGTACAGTGGATGAAAAATTTGTATTCCGCGGGCCAATCGCTTATATAGAATAACAACCGTATTTGCTAAAAACCGCTCTTAACGGGGCGGTTTTTTTGTTAGGAAACTAATCTAAAAACTAAGTAGAAAAAAATTTTTCTTTCCCTATATTTCCGGTAAGGGGGGATAAATATGAAAAAATATATCAGTAAGTATCTGTGGGTAGTGATATTGTTGGTGTTGGTTTTTCTTTTTGTAAGGAGCCAAACGGCCGAGGCGGAGCCGTCTTCTTTCGGGGCGATGCGTAAAGCCATGCCGGAGAAATTAGAGGTATTGCGCGCCAAGTTAGATGATGCCGGGGGCGGGGATATGAGTTTGGCGTTTTTTCTATCTTCTCAAAACGAAGATGCCCAGTTAGTATCCAGTACGGTGTTGGTCTACCAGAATTTTCCGCGTGAGAGAAGGCTGGGGGTTTTGTTGGGGGCTGCTATTCGCTACAACGAAGACATATTAAATGCTTTGAAAGTGGAAGATATGTCGCTGGCCGATGCCCTTTCCCAGGCGCCCGAGGAAATGGCCGGTATTACCGCTACGTTTGGCACGATAGAACAGGCCTTAAATGCCTCGCCGGAGCAACTGAAAAAGGCCGTT encodes the following:
- the tig gene encoding trigger factor, giving the protein MSIFKTAQAGEVKTKQISKEGCRVTLSVEAAPELVTKNFQNAAVQVQSRAQMQGFRAGKVPLDLVKQNFGGHIKERALDLTVKSAINAALEDAKLDAVAVPTLTKADFANFDEGKTFTFEIAVDVAPEFDVCDYKGIEITKKPETATDEDVTENLNRVLEANARLETAAEGAVIDDKCYAVVHYTGKRNGTEDYKLSADSELVDMAAPQTMPGLAEGIKGLKKGDEKDIEAKEGEDTLSFHVTVDDIKNKIMPALDDNFAKDMGFETLDALKAKVKESLDAEAKQNATRDEIAQIENHLVKANNFELPQSLVEEYTDSSLNNFVRSMTQMKPEQLTAEQRKSFEERIKPSVEKDLRIGYIVHAIAKKENLEAAEADWQAELDKSLASNVQNKGDEKKIKSFFNERKAHILATLTERKVFDFLKAEAKYK
- a CDS encoding GGGtGRT protein, coding for MSITFEGYERRIDKINAALKEAGIKDLEEARQICLDKGVDVEKIVKGIQPIAFENAVWAYTVGAAIAFKAGVKTAAEAAEKIGIGLQSFCIPGSVADQRAVGLGHGNLGAMLLREETKCFCFLAGHESFAAAEGAIGIARTANKVRKEPLRVILNGLGKDAAYIISRINGFTSVETEYDYHTGELKIVSEKAFSDGDKAKVKCYGADDVNEGVAIMRHEGVDVSITGNSTNPTRFQHPVAGTYKKWAIENGKKYFSVASGGGTGRTLHPDNMAAGPASYGMTDTMGRMHGDAQFAGSSSVPAHVEMMGLIGMGNNPMVGATVAVAVAISQAK
- a CDS encoding AAA family ATPase, which encodes MSATKSPIILTDEFKDALALLEAQPPIKPLIFITGRAGTGKTTLLKYFTEHTAQNTVVLATTGLAAIHVHGQTVHSFFRLKPGNLLDKSNLKRLPRKTVDAVDTIIIDEASMLRADLLDAIDHILQISTRSDEPFGGKKIVLFGDLFQLPPVEEHISGGLFDYFREIYPSPYFFEAQVLRRLPTEVFELRRIFRQKQDPDFTRLLNLIREGQATQAELDALLNTRKTFDLPEKFENCIILAPTNREAAWRNLRYLAQLPGKEYEYPAAADESFQQKTTPAEAYLKLKKGAKIMMLVNDDNWVNGDIGTVHELGEDFIKVELKGCIYKVEPHGWEDVRYEFNALTQKLEPRVKGFFKQFPLKLAWAITIHKSQGLTFDNIYLDIGRGAFAPGQTYVALSRCRTLAGVHLKKDISVRDVLCDARVKQFFEYVRANRVLS
- a CDS encoding prepilin-type N-terminal cleavage/methylation domain-containing protein yields the protein MNNNKGFTLVELLVVVLIIGILAAMAMPAYFKAVERARAAEADTLIGTVVNAQQRYKMKTGKFAKNWTSLDVAPANAVAAGAYCTKGTQPAAGTAGATTHPGNTVCGGQNGFYIVLIGDSASSSPKNTSGVIAHRVGTGQYGYQIAKMYDSTDPAVCSKGAGADDDALCMDYHGVETASELPTKPAIQ